In a single window of the Bacteroides acidifaciens genome:
- a CDS encoding alpha-galactosidase: MKKLFLLLMALFTLAQVNAQEKNVIQISTDNTDLILQVAPNGRLYQAYLGDKLLNKQDINNFSPYVKGGSDGSVSTRGWEVYPGSGAEDYFEPAVAITHSDGNPSTILRYVSSEQKAVAGGTETVINLKDDQYPVEVTLHYIAYPKENVIKAWSEIKHNEKKPVTLWRYASTMLYFSEANYFLTEFSSDWAKEAQMSNQQLQFGKKMIDTKLGSRAAMHTHPFFELGLGQPAQETQGRVMLGTIGWTGNFQFTFEVDNVGNLRVIPAINPYASDYELKANEVFTTPEFMFTFSNNGTGEASRNFHAWARNYQLKDGQGNRLTLLNNWENTYFKFDEQLLSELMKEARHLGVDMFLLDDGWFGNKHPRNSDNAGLGDWEVMKSKLPGGIPALVNSAKEAGVKFGIWIEPEMVNPRSELFEKHPDWAITLPNRETYYYRNQLVLDLSNPKVQDFVFGVVDNILTENPEVAYFKWDCNSPITNIYSPYLKNKQGQLYINHVRGIYNVLKRVKEKYPNTPMMLCSGGGARCDYEALKYFTEFWCSDNTDPVERLFIQWGFSQIFPVKAMAAHVTSWNKRTSVKFRTDVASMCKLGFDLGLKELNADELAYCQDAVVNWTRLKKVILDGDQYRLVSPYDGNHMSVMYAAPDKNKAVLYTYDIHPRYAEKLLPVKLQGLDPKKIYKVKEINLMPNQKSNLDANGKTYSGDYLMKVGIHAFTANQTFSRVIELTAE; this comes from the coding sequence ATGAAGAAACTATTTCTGCTACTAATGGCTTTGTTTACACTGGCGCAAGTAAATGCCCAGGAAAAGAACGTTATCCAGATTTCAACAGATAACACGGATTTAATCCTTCAAGTAGCCCCGAACGGACGGCTTTACCAAGCTTACCTGGGTGACAAACTACTGAACAAGCAAGACATTAATAATTTTTCTCCTTATGTAAAGGGCGGCAGTGACGGAAGCGTATCCACACGCGGCTGGGAAGTATATCCGGGTTCCGGCGCCGAGGATTATTTTGAGCCGGCTGTGGCTATCACTCACAGCGACGGCAATCCGAGTACAATTCTCCGCTATGTATCTTCGGAACAGAAAGCCGTGGCAGGTGGAACGGAAACGGTTATCAACCTCAAAGACGACCAGTATCCGGTAGAAGTTACTCTACACTACATCGCTTATCCGAAAGAAAATGTCATCAAGGCATGGAGCGAAATCAAGCATAACGAAAAGAAGCCCGTCACGCTGTGGCGCTATGCTTCCACAATGCTTTATTTCTCTGAGGCCAACTATTTCCTCACAGAATTCAGCAGCGACTGGGCAAAAGAAGCTCAAATGAGCAACCAGCAGTTGCAGTTCGGAAAGAAAATGATTGATACGAAGTTGGGCAGCCGTGCCGCCATGCACACGCATCCGTTCTTCGAACTCGGATTGGGACAACCGGCACAGGAAACACAAGGTCGTGTGATGCTGGGCACTATCGGATGGACAGGAAATTTCCAATTTACTTTTGAAGTGGACAACGTCGGCAATCTTCGTGTAATCCCCGCCATCAACCCTTATGCATCCGATTATGAATTGAAAGCGAACGAAGTATTCACAACTCCTGAATTTATGTTCACTTTCAGCAATAACGGTACGGGCGAAGCCAGCCGTAACTTTCATGCCTGGGCTCGCAACTACCAACTGAAAGACGGACAAGGCAACCGCCTCACCCTGCTGAACAACTGGGAAAACACTTACTTCAAATTCGATGAACAACTCCTCTCGGAACTAATGAAGGAAGCCAGACATCTCGGTGTAGATATGTTCCTGCTCGATGACGGCTGGTTCGGCAACAAGCACCCGCGCAACAGTGACAATGCCGGACTGGGTGATTGGGAAGTGATGAAGTCCAAACTGCCCGGCGGTATCCCTGCTCTTGTAAATTCGGCCAAAGAAGCCGGAGTGAAATTCGGTATCTGGATTGAACCGGAAATGGTGAACCCGCGAAGCGAACTCTTTGAAAAGCACCCTGACTGGGCTATCACCCTGCCGAACCGTGAAACTTATTACTACCGCAATCAGTTGGTTCTCGACCTCAGCAACCCGAAAGTGCAGGATTTCGTTTTCGGTGTGGTAGATAATATCCTGACTGAGAACCCGGAAGTCGCCTATTTCAAGTGGGACTGTAACTCACCCATCACCAATATCTACTCGCCCTACTTGAAAAACAAACAGGGACAGCTTTACATCAACCATGTACGCGGCATATACAACGTGCTGAAACGTGTAAAGGAGAAATATCCAAATACACCGATGATGCTTTGCTCCGGTGGCGGCGCACGTTGCGACTATGAGGCTTTGAAATACTTCACAGAGTTCTGGTGCAGTGATAATACCGACCCGGTAGAACGCCTGTTTATCCAATGGGGATTCTCGCAAATCTTCCCCGTAAAAGCGATGGCGGCACACGTGACCAGCTGGAACAAGAGGACAAGCGTGAAATTCCGTACCGACGTAGCCAGTATGTGCAAGCTCGGCTTCGACCTCGGACTGAAGGAACTGAATGCGGACGAACTGGCTTATTGCCAGGACGCAGTTGTCAACTGGACACGCTTGAAGAAAGTAATCCTCGATGGTGACCAATACAGGCTGGTTTCTCCTTATGACGGCAATCATATGTCCGTGATGTATGCCGCACCGGATAAGAACAAGGCCGTGCTTTACACTTATGACATTCATCCGCGTTATGCCGAAAAACTGCTTCCGGTGAAACTTCAGGGATTGGACCCGAAGAAGATATATAAGGTGAAAGAAATCAATCTGATGCCGAACCAGAAATCTAATCTGGACGCCAACGGAAAAACTTATTCCGGCGACTATCTGATGAAGGTGGGCATCCATGCTTTCACTGCCAACCAGACTTTCAGCCGTGTGATTGAGCTGACTGCAGAATAA
- a CDS encoding TonB-dependent receptor, giving the protein MKKITLSCLAVAIMLQLIPVNGNAENVRSQKAKTNRTEMKQDTIPASASKKEGEEGERNVMLNASDANKPREIQIGLPSEDVNVYENGLPAVYSSAVHKLAAHWRSDSSLGEVGLLSPSESAITTGNIAYSVNAFSKLGQKDFQGILNYRTNHFGMQNFDFNVSGAISGKWIYTASIYQNFDPGSFDLKFTNYADRTEIYHAGLTHLFDNGRGKVSLLYKHSRSENPGNFANAAPFIYAGDGSVKEIEGFKLGTNSYVPQSGSLRYMDIRDGEMRTWNLGDGCENRANEVALIADYRFKNDLLWKFNMKYMDAPRANYVDFGGSTISEATAADSYTLQNGNPYEGLVEGRRTWLHVGKVKNFLITSELSKNIGNHDLRLGMNEWYYHLDYHSSSMQWMASVQNYPQLLYSAATNPLDQTLADKHVQTYGYNELSPEYTKGYENKLALYFTDNWQMTPKFNIYYGGRLEYYRMSADQISVSRFPGFHIGDFKTYSKDEETGNIIATQRNIHPDKVVKDKLNYAATLRMTYNMTKRFGLTADGTVATRFPRINEYAGTGPTEEQYKRVTIPMIRGGLFYKNNWINLTSMVTYISKSNNIDQQNLTKPGTKEGKTVLLIYNIETLGWTTSAEIDPFKGFHLHALFTYQKPVYKNYNASVTFNDGSEMSVNANGMIVKEIPQVLVELDPSYNITKDLRLWLSFRYFGKTYANLQEALYFNGRWETFGGINWNVNKHLSLGATVINFLNQKGASGTINGSELITKEEATQYAGNYMSGNYLRPFTVEFNVGIKF; this is encoded by the coding sequence ATGAAAAAAATTACTCTCAGTTGCCTTGCCGTAGCCATCATGCTACAATTAATCCCGGTCAACGGAAATGCGGAGAACGTCCGAAGCCAAAAGGCAAAGACGAACCGTACTGAAATGAAACAGGACACTATTCCTGCTTCTGCTTCTAAAAAAGAGGGAGAAGAAGGAGAACGCAATGTGATGCTGAACGCTTCCGATGCCAACAAGCCCCGTGAAATCCAAATCGGACTGCCCAGTGAAGACGTTAATGTATATGAGAACGGGCTTCCTGCCGTATATTCGTCCGCTGTGCACAAGCTGGCCGCCCATTGGCGCAGCGACAGCAGTCTGGGAGAAGTGGGACTGTTGTCTCCTTCGGAATCGGCTATCACGACAGGGAATATCGCTTATTCGGTGAATGCTTTCAGCAAATTGGGACAAAAGGACTTTCAAGGTATCCTGAACTACCGTACCAACCATTTCGGCATGCAGAACTTTGATTTCAATGTGTCGGGAGCTATCAGTGGGAAATGGATCTATACAGCAAGCATTTATCAAAATTTCGACCCGGGGAGTTTCGACTTGAAGTTCACCAATTATGCCGACCGTACGGAAATCTACCATGCCGGGCTTACGCACCTGTTCGACAACGGGCGTGGGAAGGTGTCATTGCTCTACAAACATTCGCGCAGCGAGAATCCAGGAAACTTTGCCAATGCCGCTCCTTTTATTTATGCAGGCGACGGTTCGGTGAAGGAAATCGAAGGTTTCAAGCTAGGGACAAACTCATACGTTCCGCAAAGCGGTTCTCTCCGCTACATGGACATCAGGGACGGAGAGATGAGAACATGGAACTTGGGTGACGGCTGTGAGAACCGTGCCAACGAAGTGGCTCTGATTGCCGATTATCGTTTCAAGAATGACTTGTTGTGGAAGTTCAACATGAAATACATGGATGCTCCGCGTGCCAACTATGTAGACTTCGGCGGGAGTACTATCAGCGAGGCAACGGCTGCCGACAGCTATACGCTGCAAAACGGCAACCCGTATGAGGGTTTGGTGGAAGGGCGCCGCACCTGGTTGCACGTGGGTAAGGTAAAGAATTTCCTTATCACTTCCGAATTGAGCAAAAATATCGGCAACCATGATTTACGGCTGGGGATGAACGAGTGGTATTATCATCTGGATTACCATTCTTCTTCCATGCAGTGGATGGCTAGCGTACAGAATTACCCGCAATTGCTATATTCCGCCGCAACGAATCCGCTTGACCAGACGCTTGCCGACAAGCATGTGCAGACATACGGCTATAATGAATTAAGCCCGGAATATACCAAAGGCTATGAGAACAAGCTCGCCCTCTACTTTACGGACAACTGGCAGATGACTCCGAAGTTCAACATCTACTATGGCGGTCGTTTGGAATACTACCGGATGAGTGCAGACCAGATTTCAGTTTCCCGTTTCCCCGGATTCCACATCGGCGACTTCAAGACTTACAGTAAAGATGAAGAAACCGGAAATATCATCGCCACCCAACGGAATATACATCCCGACAAAGTGGTGAAGGATAAGTTGAACTACGCCGCCACGCTCCGCATGACGTACAACATGACGAAACGATTCGGACTGACTGCCGATGGAACAGTAGCCACGCGTTTCCCACGCATCAACGAATATGCAGGAACCGGCCCGACGGAAGAGCAATACAAACGTGTCACCATTCCGATGATTCGCGGCGGATTGTTCTACAAGAACAATTGGATAAACCTGACTTCAATGGTCACTTATATATCCAAGTCGAACAACATCGACCAGCAGAACCTGACCAAACCGGGAACGAAAGAGGGGAAGACCGTATTGTTAATCTACAACATCGAAACGCTGGGCTGGACTACTTCTGCCGAAATAGACCCATTCAAAGGTTTCCACCTGCACGCATTGTTCACGTATCAGAAGCCTGTTTACAAAAATTATAATGCGAGCGTGACGTTTAATGACGGCTCGGAAATGTCCGTCAATGCCAATGGGATGATTGTCAAGGAGATTCCGCAGGTACTTGTCGAACTCGACCCCAGTTATAATATAACGAAAGACCTGCGCCTCTGGCTTAGCTTCCGCTACTTCGGAAAGACGTACGCCAATCTTCAGGAAGCCCTTTACTTCAATGGTCGCTGGGAAACATTCGGGGGCATCAACTGGAATGTAAATAAACACTTGTCCCTGGGCGCAACGGTCATCAACTTCCTGAATCAAAAAGGAGCAAGTGGTACTATCAACGGCTCGGAACTGATAACCAAAGAGGAAGCTACCCAATATGCCGGAAATTATATGAGTGGAAATTATTTACGCCCATTTACCGTAGAATTTAACGTCGGCATTAAATTCTAA